From Candidatus Baltobacteraceae bacterium, the proteins below share one genomic window:
- a CDS encoding MFS transporter has product MTIPRLPRAVIPIYGTTLVDTLGYTLMIPLLPTVVRQYHASYVMAGALLSIPAFFSAVAAPIWGKVSDGIGRKPVIIAAQVLSLTGYLLLALSHSLWLVFLSRVISGCGGGSLGAVESYVADVTENDQREFAYSVYGAVFGLAFVIGPAASGALMHNGIALPFFLATALEAFNVVFTTLFLPLRKQSRRKQSGMRETIEAAAEPSVRRVLIRQFLFIFAIVVFLANFSLFVEKMLQISVASAAYMLAAAGAAGGVALLVVVTPLAKRVGDVWTSQIGLVAGVISYVLLIFARVQWLFVAALVIWAVGAAMAEPSLTTLLTKRAKASERGAIMGLSDSVNSIAMIAGPATGAAIVGSNAPLLGVLPAISVTAAFLLGLRSGKGARNGSVEPNRRRRTGQQQ; this is encoded by the coding sequence GTGACGATCCCACGGCTGCCCCGGGCCGTTATTCCGATTTACGGAACCACGCTGGTCGATACGCTCGGCTACACGCTGATGATTCCGTTGCTGCCGACCGTGGTGCGGCAGTACCACGCCTCCTACGTCATGGCCGGTGCGCTGCTGAGCATTCCTGCGTTTTTTTCGGCGGTCGCCGCGCCGATCTGGGGGAAGGTCAGCGACGGAATCGGACGCAAGCCCGTCATCATCGCGGCGCAGGTGCTCTCGCTCACCGGTTACCTACTTCTCGCGCTCTCGCATTCGCTCTGGCTCGTCTTCCTGTCACGCGTGATCTCGGGATGCGGCGGCGGGAGCCTGGGTGCAGTGGAGTCGTACGTGGCCGACGTCACCGAGAACGATCAGCGTGAATTTGCGTATTCCGTGTACGGCGCGGTGTTCGGCCTCGCGTTCGTGATCGGTCCGGCGGCTTCGGGTGCGCTGATGCACAACGGCATCGCTTTACCGTTTTTCTTGGCAACGGCCCTGGAAGCGTTCAACGTCGTCTTTACCACGCTGTTCTTGCCCTTGCGCAAACAGAGTCGACGCAAACAGAGCGGGATGCGCGAGACGATCGAAGCCGCGGCCGAGCCGAGCGTGCGCCGCGTATTGATCCGTCAATTCCTCTTCATTTTCGCGATCGTCGTGTTCTTGGCGAATTTCTCGCTGTTCGTGGAAAAGATGCTGCAAATCTCGGTTGCGAGCGCGGCCTACATGTTGGCGGCGGCGGGTGCGGCCGGCGGCGTCGCACTCTTGGTCGTCGTTACGCCGCTCGCGAAGCGCGTGGGCGACGTGTGGACCTCGCAGATCGGTTTGGTTGCCGGCGTGATCAGCTACGTGTTGTTGATCTTTGCGCGCGTGCAGTGGCTCTTCGTGGCGGCGCTGGTGATCTGGGCGGTCGGGGCGGCGATGGCGGAGCCGTCACTCACCACGCTGCTCACCAAACGCGCGAAGGCGTCCGAGCGTGGTGCGATCATGGGGCTGAGCGACTCGGTGAACAGCATCGCGATGATCGCCGGGCCAGCGACCGGCGCCGCGATCGTCGGTTCCAATGCACCGCTACTCGGCGTGTTGCCGGCGATCTCGGTGACCGCCGCGTTCCTGCTCGGTCTGCGATCCGGAAAGGGCGCGCGCAATGGCTCCGTTGAGCCAAATCGCCGTCGCCGCACCGGCCAGCAGCAATAA
- a CDS encoding DUF6582 domain-containing protein, with product MKTTWRPADPGTKRSALPNDTFAFPRERKEPLTDAAHVRSAITRFHEVDGVDDRERAQAFDNIKAAAAYYGVTVSARDWHGLMGRVRGNADD from the coding sequence ATGAAAACGACTTGGAGACCGGCCGATCCCGGTACGAAACGCTCCGCACTGCCGAACGACACGTTCGCGTTCCCGCGCGAGCGCAAAGAGCCGCTGACCGACGCGGCGCACGTGCGCAGCGCGATTACCCGCTTTCACGAAGTCGACGGTGTCGACGATCGTGAGCGCGCGCAGGCATTCGATAACATCAAAGCAGCTGCTGCCTATTATGGTGTGACGGTCAGCGCGCGAGATTGGCATGGATTGATGGGACGGGTACGCGGGAACGCCGACGACTGA
- a CDS encoding patatin-like phospholipase family protein translates to MSHLDLLIDAPGPKKLLAIDGGGIRGLIAIEFLCKIEALLRERFDRPQLVLSEYFDYVAGTSTGAIIATLISLGYSTEAIRRFYRTGAHTMFDPNFLQRIARRTKGPLAIVMGIAGMLVYKAIYTSVPLERQIKEVLDDPLPGGAAPEHERPLTTLGTEKLRTLLMIVTRNASTDSPWPLSNNPRAKYNLRADPAGATNLDIPLWELIRASTAAPVFFKPKEIHVPGVAKPFVFLDGGITVYNNPAFQLFLMATLPTYNLGWPAGQSQLLLISVGTGLCDSEDLKLGEREMNLLYNVQSTPAALMRATTVEQDILCRVFGKLRGDCGIDAIDSEIGDLIDNRVPLAEKLFTYARYNVELSARGLKKLQIEGVDPKLLQPLDSVDHLDELERVGKTAAQRCVDIGDFEGFLDRSALRPSVHAPPLPQEPLASVTA, encoded by the coding sequence ATGAGTCACCTCGATTTGCTTATCGATGCGCCCGGGCCCAAGAAGCTTCTTGCCATCGACGGCGGCGGTATTCGCGGCCTGATTGCGATCGAGTTCCTCTGTAAGATCGAAGCGCTGCTGCGCGAACGTTTCGATCGGCCCCAGCTCGTGCTCTCGGAATATTTCGACTACGTCGCCGGCACCAGCACCGGCGCCATCATCGCGACCCTGATCTCTCTGGGATACTCGACCGAAGCGATTCGCCGCTTCTACCGGACCGGCGCGCACACGATGTTCGATCCCAATTTTTTGCAGCGCATCGCGCGCCGCACGAAGGGGCCGCTCGCGATCGTGATGGGCATCGCCGGGATGCTGGTCTACAAGGCGATATACACCTCGGTGCCGCTGGAACGCCAGATAAAAGAAGTTCTCGACGACCCGCTTCCCGGCGGCGCCGCGCCGGAGCACGAACGGCCGCTGACGACGCTGGGCACGGAAAAGCTGCGCACGTTATTGATGATCGTCACGCGCAACGCAAGCACCGACTCGCCCTGGCCGCTCTCGAACAACCCGCGCGCAAAGTACAACCTGCGTGCCGATCCGGCGGGCGCCACCAACCTCGACATCCCGCTGTGGGAGCTGATTCGCGCAAGCACCGCCGCACCGGTGTTCTTCAAACCAAAAGAAATTCACGTTCCGGGCGTCGCAAAGCCATTCGTCTTTCTCGACGGTGGCATCACCGTTTATAACAACCCGGCATTTCAGCTCTTTCTCATGGCAACGCTGCCGACGTACAATCTCGGCTGGCCGGCGGGACAATCGCAACTGCTGCTCATCTCGGTCGGCACCGGCCTGTGCGACAGCGAGGACCTCAAGCTCGGCGAACGTGAAATGAACCTGCTTTACAATGTGCAGTCGACGCCGGCCGCGCTCATGCGCGCAACCACCGTCGAGCAAGACATCCTGTGCCGCGTGTTCGGCAAATTGCGCGGCGATTGCGGAATCGACGCGATCGATTCGGAAATCGGCGATCTGATCGACAATCGCGTTCCGCTGGCCGAGAAGCTCTTCACCTACGCCCGCTACAACGTCGAACTTTCCGCCCGCGGCCTGAAGAAACTCCAGATCGAAGGCGTGGACCCGAAGCTGCTGCAGCCGCTCGACAGCGTCGATCACCTCGACGAATTGGAACGCGTCGGCAAAACGGCCGCGCAACGCTGCGTGGACATCGGTGATTTCGAGGGCTTCCTCGATCGCAGCGCGCTGCGGCCCAGCGTACACGCGCCTCCGCTGCCCCAAGAGCCGCTCGCGAGCGTAACCGCGTGA
- a CDS encoding MASE1 domain-containing protein, translating into MAQIEARDSAALRTSFDARSVATYLAWVLAVAGFYLLFGKLGLSLAFTVRQVTAVWPPTGIALAALLLGGYRMWPGVFLGAFIANALSYEPPYAAAAIALGNTLGPLAGAYLLRRFDFDRSFKRVRDVLVFVLLGSIVAMTITATNGAAQLALAHLIPWSSYGPVWALWWMGDAAGVLLVAPVILTWSDALREGIRGEAGALEVAVIVITSFVSVAFEFLGRPLMAFPLYPFVVWAALRAGVRVTTALLVLTSSVALWGTAHHLGPFTALSLDARMTGFVVFTAVLSITALVLCALTSERRFAFAQMQAAERRFQVLAETLPQIVWTADAAGRIDWYNQRWHQYTGEEVLSSGLPDWEKLIAAGKPFERELLLRRADGVSRWFLVRAEPMRDDRGRLVRWYGTHTDIDDQRRALERSARIATTLQSAFLPASLPHHPRMQFDALYLTANQEVLIGGDWYDAFALADDRIVISIGDVTGHGLNAAVSAGRIRQSIVATAIDVPDPAEILSKVNRLLQFHDTTVATALVAIVDPGSLTLRYASAGHPSPIIAGPDTPAHSLPHGSLPLGVSRTPDYRTYGASLERDGLVVFYTDGISEFQRDIAKTERALFDAIDAVVTTSAQRPADAIRRSVLGDEEPGDDAVLLVLRIAPTDELKVVAEIAPRERWSFHSSHAYSAHNARHEVMNFIRQFAGGNQDLFTAELILGEILANTVEHAPGLVNVDVDWSSDSPIVTVVDTGPGLDRFVALLPDDELTEDGRGLYLVKTLARDVRVESDRGYGTKLTVTLPITR; encoded by the coding sequence ATGGCGCAGATCGAAGCTCGAGACAGTGCGGCTTTGCGCACGTCTTTCGACGCGCGCTCAGTTGCTACGTATCTCGCCTGGGTGCTCGCCGTTGCCGGGTTCTATCTTCTCTTCGGCAAACTCGGCCTTTCGCTCGCGTTCACGGTTCGACAGGTCACCGCCGTCTGGCCGCCCACCGGCATTGCGCTGGCGGCGCTGCTCCTAGGCGGCTACCGCATGTGGCCCGGCGTGTTCCTCGGCGCGTTCATCGCGAACGCACTCAGCTACGAGCCGCCGTACGCCGCGGCCGCGATCGCGCTCGGAAATACACTCGGGCCGCTCGCAGGCGCGTATCTTTTGCGGCGTTTCGATTTCGACCGCTCGTTCAAGCGCGTGCGCGACGTACTGGTCTTCGTCCTCTTGGGCTCGATCGTCGCGATGACGATCACGGCGACCAACGGCGCCGCTCAGCTCGCGCTGGCACACCTCATCCCGTGGTCTTCGTACGGGCCGGTCTGGGCGCTCTGGTGGATGGGCGATGCCGCCGGCGTCTTGCTCGTCGCACCGGTCATCTTGACGTGGAGTGACGCGCTCCGCGAAGGCATACGAGGCGAGGCCGGCGCGCTCGAGGTTGCGGTTATCGTCATCACCTCGTTCGTGTCGGTGGCCTTCGAGTTTCTCGGCCGGCCGCTGATGGCGTTTCCGTTGTATCCCTTCGTCGTGTGGGCAGCATTACGCGCCGGCGTGCGCGTGACGACGGCGCTGCTCGTACTCACCTCGAGCGTTGCGCTATGGGGAACGGCCCATCACCTGGGGCCCTTCACCGCGCTTTCGCTCGATGCGCGGATGACGGGCTTCGTCGTCTTTACGGCAGTGCTCTCGATCACCGCTCTGGTGCTCTGCGCGTTGACGTCGGAGCGGCGTTTCGCTTTTGCGCAAATGCAAGCCGCGGAACGGCGATTCCAAGTTCTCGCGGAAACGCTGCCTCAGATCGTATGGACGGCCGATGCTGCCGGACGGATCGATTGGTACAATCAGCGTTGGCATCAGTACACCGGGGAGGAAGTGCTCTCATCGGGATTGCCCGACTGGGAGAAATTGATCGCCGCCGGCAAGCCGTTCGAACGCGAACTGCTCCTGCGTCGTGCGGACGGCGTCTCGCGCTGGTTTCTCGTGCGGGCCGAGCCGATGCGCGACGATCGCGGAAGACTGGTCCGCTGGTACGGAACGCATACCGATATCGACGATCAGCGCCGTGCTCTCGAACGCTCGGCTCGAATCGCGACGACGTTGCAGTCCGCATTTCTTCCCGCGTCGCTCCCGCACCATCCTCGCATGCAGTTCGACGCGTTGTACCTCACCGCCAATCAAGAAGTCTTGATCGGCGGCGACTGGTATGACGCGTTCGCGCTTGCGGACGATCGTATCGTAATCTCGATCGGGGACGTTACCGGACACGGCCTCAATGCCGCCGTCTCGGCCGGCCGTATCCGGCAGAGCATCGTCGCAACCGCAATCGACGTTCCCGACCCGGCCGAGATCCTCTCCAAGGTCAATCGGCTTCTCCAATTCCACGATACCACGGTCGCCACCGCGCTGGTCGCGATCGTCGACCCGGGTTCGCTCACGCTGCGCTACGCCAGCGCGGGGCATCCGTCGCCGATCATTGCCGGGCCCGACACGCCGGCACACTCGCTGCCCCACGGTTCGCTTCCGCTGGGCGTTTCGCGCACGCCTGACTATCGAACGTACGGTGCGAGCCTCGAACGCGACGGATTGGTCGTCTTTTACACCGACGGCATCAGCGAATTCCAGCGCGATATCGCGAAAACCGAACGCGCGCTCTTCGATGCCATCGACGCCGTCGTCACGACGTCGGCGCAGCGCCCGGCCGACGCAATTCGACGCTCCGTACTCGGCGATGAAGAGCCGGGCGATGACGCGGTGTTGCTGGTTCTGCGCATCGCGCCGACCGACGAACTGAAGGTGGTGGCCGAAATCGCGCCGCGCGAGCGCTGGAGCTTCCATTCGAGTCACGCCTACTCCGCCCACAATGCCCGTCACGAAGTGATGAACTTCATCCGGCAATTTGCGGGCGGCAACCAAGACCTTTTCACCGCCGAGCTCATTCTCGGCGAGATTCTGGCAAACACGGTCGAGCACGCGCCCGGCTTGGTGAACGTCGACGTCGACTGGTCGAGCGACTCCCCGATCGTCACGGTCGTCGACACCGGACCCGGATTGGATCGGTTCGTCGCTCTGCTGCCCGACGACGAGCTCACCGAGGACGGGCGCGGACTCTACCTGGTCAAGACGCTGGCACGCGACGTGCGCGTCGAGTCCGATCGCGGCTACGGTACGAAGCTGACCGTGACGCTGCCGATAACGCGATGA
- a CDS encoding GNAT family N-acetyltransferase, whose protein sequence is MNDVSAFLALNRENEEQLWPLTEAEMRALLDIAYQAVTSADGEAMLIAFDERAPYDSPNHRWFRERYPRFVYVDRVAVATHARGRGLGRALYEALIAKARADGHTVLCAEVYSDPPNPGSDAFHAAMGFSEVGRAYVPDRGKSVRYLVRAL, encoded by the coding sequence ATGAATGACGTCTCCGCTTTTCTCGCGCTCAACCGCGAAAACGAAGAGCAGCTGTGGCCGCTCACCGAAGCGGAGATGCGCGCCTTACTGGATATCGCCTACCAGGCCGTGACCTCGGCTGACGGCGAGGCGATGCTGATCGCCTTCGATGAACGCGCGCCGTACGACAGTCCGAACCATCGCTGGTTCCGCGAACGATATCCGCGCTTTGTGTACGTCGATCGCGTGGCCGTCGCGACGCATGCGCGCGGTCGCGGTCTCGGCCGGGCGCTCTACGAAGCACTCATCGCAAAGGCGCGGGCCGACGGACACACGGTCCTCTGCGCCGAGGTCTACAGCGACCCGCCCAATCCCGGCTCGGACGCCTTTCACGCGGCGATGGGCTTTTCGGAAGTCGGACGCGCCTACGTCCCCGATCGCGGCAAGAGCGTCCGTTATCTCGTGCGCGCGCTCTAA
- a CDS encoding DHA2 family efflux MFS transporter permease subunit, producing MPQRRGEAGTMRNAVLLVAIIASSMSYIDSTALTVALPRINTDLRTSAGAAEWIIEGYLLFLSALILAGGALGDRYGRRKLFALGIWIFTLASIACAVAQHPGFLIAARCVQGMGAALMIPESLALITAAYDASGRGRAIGIWATASSVTMAAGPVLGGWFADDYSWRGVFAINVPLAIAVLWITYRYVPESRAQSGRGAPDVFGSAGITIALGLFVVGLMQMQRGGADAASLLLIAVGVVILVAGVLLERRAAAPVVPLALFKSRAFTVASLYTFFLYAALGGALFFVPFELQHVMGYTSLGAGLALLPTIALVAVGSPLSGMLAARIGARIPMVAGAAIGAAGFALFANLRAGAAYTTSVLPATIVLGVGLAVAIAPLVTAAMGAAGADHLGAASGINNSISRMGNLVAIAAFGLVIALAGAGPLPNAANASGFEHAMLVGGILALVAAVVALF from the coding sequence ATGCCGCAACGTCGAGGTGAAGCCGGGACGATGCGCAATGCCGTGCTGCTCGTCGCGATCATCGCCTCGAGTATGAGCTACATCGACAGCACCGCGCTGACCGTTGCGCTTCCCAGGATAAACACGGATCTTCGGACCAGCGCCGGAGCGGCCGAATGGATCATCGAGGGCTATCTGCTCTTCCTTTCGGCGCTGATCTTGGCCGGTGGGGCGCTGGGCGATCGCTACGGCCGGCGCAAGCTCTTTGCGCTCGGGATCTGGATCTTCACGCTGGCGTCGATCGCGTGCGCAGTGGCGCAGCACCCGGGATTCTTGATCGCGGCACGCTGCGTGCAAGGTATGGGCGCTGCCCTCATGATTCCGGAAAGCCTGGCGCTCATCACCGCGGCATACGACGCCTCGGGCCGCGGGCGCGCAATCGGAATCTGGGCGACCGCCTCGTCGGTCACGATGGCGGCAGGCCCGGTCCTCGGCGGCTGGTTCGCGGACGACTACTCGTGGCGAGGTGTTTTCGCGATCAACGTTCCGCTTGCGATCGCCGTGCTTTGGATAACCTACCGGTACGTTCCCGAAAGCCGCGCGCAAAGCGGTCGCGGCGCGCCCGACGTGTTCGGAAGCGCCGGCATCACGATCGCGCTCGGCCTGTTCGTGGTCGGGCTTATGCAGATGCAGCGCGGAGGCGCCGATGCCGCCTCGCTGTTGCTGATCGCCGTCGGGGTCGTGATCCTCGTCGCCGGCGTTTTGCTCGAGCGGCGCGCGGCCGCGCCGGTTGTGCCGCTCGCGCTCTTCAAATCGCGCGCCTTTACCGTTGCCAGCCTCTACACGTTCTTCTTGTACGCCGCGCTCGGCGGAGCACTGTTCTTCGTGCCGTTCGAGCTGCAGCACGTCATGGGCTACACGTCGCTGGGCGCGGGGCTGGCGCTTCTGCCCACGATCGCGCTCGTCGCGGTAGGTTCGCCGCTATCCGGCATGTTGGCCGCGCGAATTGGTGCGCGAATACCGATGGTCGCCGGCGCCGCGATCGGCGCGGCCGGATTTGCGCTCTTCGCGAATCTGCGTGCGGGCGCTGCCTACACCACGAGCGTTCTCCCGGCGACGATCGTGCTCGGCGTCGGCCTGGCGGTCGCGATCGCGCCGCTGGTGACGGCGGCGATGGGCGCAGCCGGTGCGGATCACCTCGGTGCGGCTTCAGGCATCAACAACTCGATTTCGCGCATGGGCAACTTGGTTGCGATTGCCGCCTTCGGCCTCGTGATCGCGCTTGCCGGAGCGGGGCCGTTGCCCAATGCGGCCAACGCAAGCGGCTTCGAGCACGCGATGCTCGTCGGCGGAATATTAGCGCTCGTCGCGGCCGTGGTTGCGCTATTCTGA
- a CDS encoding Rid family hydrolase, translating to EEVGASLSDVVRTRMFVVDILDHQEDVGRAHAEYFADVRPVSSMIGISGLAAPGYVVEWEIDAIVPPTPG from the coding sequence CGAAGAGGTCGGCGCGTCCCTCTCCGACGTCGTGCGCACGCGCATGTTCGTCGTTGACATCCTCGACCACCAGGAGGACGTCGGACGAGCCCACGCGGAGTACTTCGCCGACGTCCGCCCGGTGTCCAGCATGATCGGCATCAGCGGCCTGGCCGCGCCTGGCTACGTGGTCGAGTGGGAGATCGACGCAATCGTGCCTCCAACGCCTGGCTAA